The following are from one region of the Campylobacter concisus genome:
- a CDS encoding efflux RND transporter periplasmic adaptor subunit has product MKKLIILMIFCIFSFAAEEIFADFEVYAKQSSKLAFESSGKVDKIFVDVSSHVKKGDALASLDQTSLEIALKKAKNDLELAKNASEFAKNTLNKFTQVRDVTSKQEFDEVKYKFDEAVLRVQSAQIVILNAQDRLRKDVLKAPFDGVIASKNIELGEGVSPLSPAFVLNSNEAKILIAIDEKYVDLVKVGDTFKFKLDAASDEKEVKIALIYPEIKRETRKFYAEAYDSGLKPGMFGQGRVLVSKRK; this is encoded by the coding sequence TTGAAAAAGCTGATAATTTTAATGATATTTTGCATCTTTTCATTTGCAGCAGAAGAAATTTTTGCTGATTTTGAAGTCTATGCTAAACAAAGCTCAAAGCTTGCATTTGAGAGCAGCGGCAAGGTGGATAAAATTTTTGTAGATGTCTCAAGCCACGTTAAAAAGGGCGACGCTTTAGCTAGTCTTGATCAAACAAGCCTTGAGATCGCTCTAAAAAAGGCAAAAAATGATCTTGAGCTGGCAAAAAATGCTAGTGAATTTGCAAAAAATACTTTAAACAAATTTACTCAAGTAAGGGACGTCACTTCAAAGCAAGAATTTGACGAGGTAAAGTATAAATTTGATGAAGCGGTACTTCGGGTTCAAAGTGCACAAATCGTTATTTTAAATGCGCAAGATCGCCTTAGAAAAGATGTTTTAAAAGCTCCATTTGATGGCGTTATCGCTAGTAAAAATATTGAGCTTGGAGAGGGTGTTTCGCCGCTTAGTCCAGCTTTTGTTTTAAATTCAAATGAGGCAAAAATTTTAATAGCAATCGACGAAAAATATGTAGATTTGGTAAAAGTTGGCGATACATTTAAATTTAAACTTGATGCAGCAAGCGATGAAAAAGAGGTAAAAATCGCGCTTATCTATCCAGAGATCAAGCGAGAGACTAGAAAATTTTACGCCGAGGCTTATGACAGCGGGCTAAAGCCTGGCATGTTTGGTCAAGGTAGAGTGCTAGTTAGTAAAAGAAAATGA